In Synechococcus sp. RS9909, one genomic interval encodes:
- a CDS encoding c-type cytochrome codes for MARINRIGALILAVAIWLLSPALPASAADGEQLFNNHCAGCHPHGGNIIRRGRTLKLRALEQRQLNNPDAIARIAREGIGQMGGYAEVLGPNGDQRVAEWIWDQAQKAWVQG; via the coding sequence ATGGCACGCATCAACCGGATCGGCGCCCTGATTCTTGCCGTCGCCATCTGGTTGCTGAGTCCTGCTCTGCCGGCGAGCGCTGCCGATGGAGAGCAACTGTTCAACAATCACTGCGCCGGTTGCCACCCCCATGGCGGCAACATCATTCGGCGTGGGCGCACGCTGAAACTCCGCGCCCTGGAGCAACGCCAGCTGAATAATCCCGATGCGATCGCCCGCATCGCCCGGGAAGGGATCGGCCAGATGGGAGGTTATGCCGAAGTGCTGGGCCCCAATGGTGATCAACGCGTGGCCGAGTGGATCTGGGACCAGGCTCAGAAGGCCTGGGTCCAGGGATAA
- a CDS encoding YciI family protein, whose translation MARFVLWGTYCENALEKRAPFREEHLARLASLKDAGVLITLGPTEGSTHVFGVFEASTSEQVRNLLEEDVYWRQGIWTALEVYPWTQAF comes from the coding sequence ATGGCTCGATTTGTTCTTTGGGGCACGTATTGCGAGAATGCACTGGAGAAGCGTGCGCCATTTCGTGAGGAGCACCTGGCCAGGTTGGCGTCATTGAAGGATGCCGGGGTGTTGATCACCCTGGGCCCCACGGAGGGCAGCACGCACGTGTTTGGAGTGTTTGAAGCGTCGACGTCCGAGCAGGTGCGCAACCTGCTGGAAGAGGATGTGTATTGGCGTCAAGGAATCTGGACGGCTCTGGAGGTTTATCCCTGGACCCAGGCCTTCTGA
- a CDS encoding AbrB family transcriptional regulator encodes MLTGSDLLNKVKELGDVSKSDLVRACGYVSDKKDGGERLNFTAFYEALLEAKGVNLGIGAGAGVGKGGRKLSYIATVQGNGNLLIGKAYTQLLDLKPGDEFEIKLGRKQIRLVPVGGSDEDEE; translated from the coding sequence ATGCTCACTGGGAGCGACCTTCTCAACAAAGTCAAAGAGCTCGGCGATGTCAGCAAGTCCGACCTTGTGCGCGCCTGTGGCTACGTCTCGGACAAGAAGGATGGTGGCGAGCGTCTCAACTTCACGGCGTTCTATGAAGCCCTGCTCGAAGCCAAGGGCGTCAACCTGGGCATCGGTGCTGGTGCCGGCGTGGGCAAAGGTGGCCGCAAGCTTTCTTACATCGCCACGGTTCAAGGCAATGGCAATCTCTTGATCGGCAAGGCCTACACCCAGCTGCTCGACTTGAAGCCGGGCGATGAGTTTGAGATCAAACTGGGTCGCAAACAGATCCGCCTCGTGCCCGTCGGTGGCAGCGACGAAGACGAGGAGTGA
- the trpA gene encoding tryptophan synthase subunit alpha codes for MTPSAIASRFQALKHEGRMALMPFLMAGDPDLEVTAEVLLSLQESGADMVELGIPYSDPLADGPVIQASAHRALAAGTTPDRVLDMLQRLRGRLTLPVILFTYSNPLLNRGPERFFADAAAAGAAGLVIPDLPLEEAERLSPLAAQHQLDLVLLVAPTTPAERMRRIAEASRGFTYLVSVTGVTGERSNLEQRVASLVTTLRGCCPIPVAVGFGISGPEQVRQVREWGADGAIVGSALVKRMAAVERSSAAAEAGAFCRQLRTAAG; via the coding sequence ATGACCCCATCTGCGATCGCATCCCGCTTCCAGGCGCTGAAGCACGAGGGGCGCATGGCCCTGATGCCATTTCTGATGGCCGGAGACCCGGATCTGGAGGTCACCGCCGAGGTGCTGCTCAGTCTTCAGGAGAGCGGTGCCGACATGGTGGAGCTCGGCATTCCCTACAGCGATCCCCTGGCGGATGGCCCCGTCATCCAGGCCTCGGCCCATCGGGCCCTGGCGGCCGGCACCACGCCCGATCGGGTCCTGGACATGTTGCAGCGCCTGAGGGGGCGGCTGACCCTTCCGGTGATCCTTTTCACCTACAGCAATCCGTTGCTCAATCGCGGCCCTGAACGCTTCTTTGCTGATGCCGCTGCCGCCGGCGCGGCTGGCTTGGTGATTCCCGATCTGCCCTTGGAGGAAGCGGAGCGACTTTCGCCTCTGGCGGCCCAGCACCAACTGGATCTGGTGTTGCTGGTGGCACCCACCACGCCGGCTGAGCGCATGCGCCGCATCGCCGAAGCCAGTCGCGGCTTCACCTATCTGGTGAGCGTCACTGGTGTGACCGGTGAACGCAGCAATCTTGAACAGCGGGTGGCGTCGTTGGTGACGACCCTGCGGGGATGTTGTCCGATTCCCGTGGCGGTGGGGTTTGGGATTTCCGGCCCTGAGCAGGTGAGGCAGGTGCGTGAATGGGGTGCCGACGGAGCGATTGTTGGCAGCGCGTTGGTGAAAAGAATGGCGGCGGTGGAGCGAAGCTCCGCCGCCGCTGAAGCGGGTGCGTTCTGCCGGCAGTTGCGAACCGCTGCCGGTTGA
- a CDS encoding DUF3007 family protein — protein MTRFKVLLLGGLVLGLGALGYGAFSAAGFEGASAGIAAEAVLIVVVVVWTGSYLLRVVTGRMTFMEQRRRYRQAYDQVTDAELQARFDALSEAEQQALLAQLEAESASGSEDAH, from the coding sequence TTGACACGTTTCAAGGTTCTGTTGCTGGGTGGCCTTGTTCTCGGCCTGGGCGCCCTCGGCTATGGCGCATTCAGCGCTGCGGGTTTCGAAGGAGCCTCGGCAGGCATTGCCGCTGAGGCTGTTCTGATCGTGGTGGTGGTCGTCTGGACTGGCTCTTATTTGTTGCGCGTGGTCACCGGCCGCATGACCTTCATGGAGCAGCGTCGTCGCTACCGCCAAGCCTATGACCAGGTGACCGACGCAGAGCTGCAAGCGCGTTTCGATGCCCTTAGTGAAGCGGAGCAGCAGGCGTTGTTGGCGCAGCTTGAGGCGGAATCCGCGTCAGGTTCTGAGGATGCTCATTGA
- a CDS encoding NAD(P)H-quinone oxidoreductase subunit L: protein MDAITSLIDLQWLAVLVLYGALAGAYLVVVPLGLLFWMQRRWTRMGKIERLVVYGLVFLFFPGMILFAPFLNFRLQGQGEV from the coding sequence GTGGACGCAATCACCAGTCTGATCGACCTCCAATGGCTGGCCGTGCTTGTGCTCTACGGCGCATTGGCCGGTGCTTATCTCGTCGTGGTGCCTCTGGGGCTGTTGTTCTGGATGCAGCGGCGCTGGACCCGCATGGGCAAGATCGAGCGCCTGGTGGTGTATGGACTGGTGTTCCTGTTCTTCCCGGGGATGATCCTGTTTGCACCCTTCCTGAATTTCCGTCTGCAGGGTCAGGGCGAGGTCTGA
- a CDS encoding glucosidase — translation MEPAELLRCRQRDAGEEAWDRWGTYLSDRQWGTVREDYSADGNAWASFPFDHSHLRTYRWGEDGLLGLCDERGLLCLAPVLWNGEDPILKERLFGLGNPEGNHGEDIKEAMYHLAGTPTGSYAKALYRYPQTRFPYEQLRDENRRRGRDQPEFELVDTGVFDAGRFFDLEVEIAKATPEDLLIRYTVTNQGPDAATLHLLPSLWFRNTWGWGDGNAVRSCIERTDGGVKTSGQPGLPAMELRCNAPGTWLFTENETNTESLYGQPLTQPYVKDAFHRYLIHQESTAVNPAQKGSRCALLLQRQLAAGEVWCVDLRLCRHDRNHASENDWLQPDQASSLLQQRRSEWDDHLTSVTGAMAADDRAIHAAAAAGLFWCRKFYNWNVSRWLRGDRTGPTPPEARWHTENAYWKTLRSRDVISMPDCWEYPYFCQWDLMFHAVAFAELDPGEAKRQCRMLRQASYTANNGQSPAYEWALSDANPPIGAWAALRIAQIEKRSGHPLDYAFLRSALRQLMLEYGWWANRTDRNGDSLFEGGFLGLDNIAIFDRRYPLKDGSRIEQSDGTAWMGMLSLNMLEIAVTLHQDRPEYAELTERFIDDFSVLCFALNSPGVRGFVNWDEQDGFYYDVLKRPDGSTDYLRTRSLSGLIPLLGIASFDADEVKAIPNLDVRRTLSEVAKERGAPFEHISHLGSWHRNRVLYSLVPPSRLRRILTRVFDENEFLSPYGIRSLSKVYATSPYTYVEGSDVASISYSPADSPVAMFGGNSNWRGPIWMPINFLLIEALQKYGFFFGDDFLIEFPTGSGQQMNLWQISLELQKRLVGIFRRDASGRRAFNGEVNLFQQDPLWRDLFLFNEYFHGCNGSGVGASHQTGWTAVVAKMITQLNRWQRSDSPSHPS, via the coding sequence ATGGAGCCCGCTGAACTGCTGCGCTGTCGACAGCGAGATGCGGGAGAGGAGGCCTGGGATCGCTGGGGGACCTACCTGAGCGACCGGCAATGGGGAACGGTGCGGGAGGACTACTCGGCCGACGGCAACGCCTGGGCCTCCTTCCCCTTTGACCACAGCCATCTGCGCACCTACCGCTGGGGGGAGGACGGACTGCTCGGCCTCTGCGACGAGCGAGGCCTGCTCTGCCTGGCACCCGTGCTCTGGAACGGCGAGGATCCGATCCTCAAGGAGCGTCTGTTCGGCCTCGGCAATCCGGAGGGCAATCACGGCGAAGACATCAAGGAGGCGATGTATCACCTCGCCGGCACTCCCACAGGCAGTTACGCCAAAGCGCTGTATCGCTACCCCCAGACGCGCTTCCCCTACGAGCAACTGCGCGATGAGAATCGACGCCGCGGCAGAGATCAGCCCGAATTCGAACTGGTGGACACCGGCGTCTTTGACGCCGGACGCTTTTTCGATCTGGAGGTGGAAATCGCCAAAGCCACTCCGGAGGATCTGCTGATCCGTTACACGGTCACCAATCAGGGGCCCGACGCGGCGACCCTGCACCTGCTGCCCAGCCTGTGGTTCCGCAACACCTGGGGATGGGGTGATGGCAATGCCGTCCGCAGCTGCATCGAACGCACAGACGGCGGAGTGAAAACCTCTGGTCAGCCGGGCCTGCCGGCGATGGAGCTGCGCTGCAACGCGCCGGGCACCTGGTTGTTCACCGAAAACGAAACCAACACCGAAAGCCTCTACGGACAGCCCCTAACGCAGCCCTATGTCAAGGATGCGTTCCATCGCTATCTGATCCATCAGGAATCAACGGCGGTCAATCCGGCCCAGAAGGGCAGCCGCTGCGCCCTGCTGCTGCAGCGCCAGCTGGCGGCAGGTGAGGTGTGGTGCGTTGACCTGCGGCTCTGCCGGCACGACCGCAACCATGCCAGCGAGAACGATTGGCTCCAGCCCGATCAGGCCTCCAGCCTGTTGCAACAACGCCGGTCCGAATGGGACGACCATCTGACGAGCGTCACTGGGGCGATGGCTGCGGATGACCGCGCCATCCATGCGGCCGCCGCCGCGGGCCTGTTCTGGTGCCGCAAGTTCTACAACTGGAATGTCTCCCGCTGGCTGCGGGGCGACCGAACCGGACCGACGCCACCGGAAGCGCGCTGGCACACCGAGAACGCCTACTGGAAAACGTTGCGCTCCCGCGATGTGATCTCCATGCCCGATTGCTGGGAGTACCCCTATTTCTGCCAGTGGGATCTGATGTTCCATGCCGTGGCTTTCGCTGAACTCGATCCAGGTGAGGCGAAACGCCAATGCCGCATGCTGCGCCAGGCCTCCTACACCGCCAACAACGGCCAGTCACCGGCCTACGAGTGGGCCCTCTCCGATGCCAACCCGCCGATCGGCGCCTGGGCGGCGCTGCGCATCGCCCAGATTGAAAAACGCTCCGGTCACCCGCTCGACTACGCCTTTCTGCGCAGTGCCCTGCGCCAATTGATGCTCGAATACGGCTGGTGGGCCAATCGCACCGATCGCAACGGCGACAGCCTGTTTGAGGGTGGCTTTCTCGGCCTCGACAACATCGCCATCTTCGATCGGCGCTACCCCCTCAAGGACGGCAGTCGCATCGAGCAATCCGACGGCACCGCCTGGATGGGCATGCTCAGCCTCAACATGCTCGAGATCGCCGTCACCTTGCATCAAGACCGGCCGGAGTATGCCGAACTCACCGAGCGTTTCATCGATGACTTCAGCGTCCTCTGCTTTGCGCTCAACAGCCCGGGCGTGCGCGGCTTCGTGAACTGGGATGAACAGGACGGGTTCTATTACGACGTGCTCAAGCGCCCCGATGGTTCCACTGACTATCTGCGCACCCGCTCCCTCTCCGGCCTCATCCCCTTGCTCGGCATCGCCAGCTTCGACGCCGACGAAGTGAAAGCCATTCCCAACCTGGATGTGCGCCGCACCCTCTCGGAGGTGGCCAAGGAACGGGGCGCACCGTTTGAACACATCAGCCATCTGGGTAGCTGGCACCGCAACCGCGTGCTCTACTCCCTCGTGCCGCCATCCCGACTGCGTCGCATCCTGACGCGGGTCTTCGATGAGAACGAATTCCTCTCGCCCTATGGCATTCGAAGCCTATCCAAGGTGTACGCAACGTCTCCCTACACCTACGTGGAGGGCAGCGATGTGGCCAGCATCAGCTACAGCCCCGCCGACAGTCCGGTGGCCATGTTCGGCGGCAACTCCAACTGGCGCGGACCAATCTGGATGCCGATCAACTTCCTGCTGATCGAAGCGCTGCAGAAGTACGGCTTCTTCTTCGGGGATGACTTCCTGATCGAATTCCCCACCGGTTCAGGCCAGCAGATGAACCTGTGGCAGATCTCTCTGGAGCTGCAGAAACGCCTGGTCGGCATCTTCCGTCGCGATGCCTCCGGCAGGCGCGCCTTCAATGGCGAGGTGAACCTGTTCCAGCAGGATCCGCTCTGGCGCGATCTGTTCCTGTTCAACGAATACTTCCACGGCTGCAATGGCAGCGGTGTGGGGGCCAGCCATCAAACGGGCTGGACCGCTGTGGTGGCCAAGATGATCACCCAACTGAATCGATGGCAACGGTCTGATTCACCGAGCCATCCTTCATGA
- a CDS encoding GMC oxidoreductase codes for MDCSTRAAHRNNPIEPQSEQFDVVIIGSGAGGGSLARALAGRGHSILILERGGWLPREPQNWDPVEVFQNNRYVSTDLWEDKHGTAFQPGSHYFVGGASKMYGAAHFRLRERDFESVLHVDGESPEWPLKYDVFEPYYRQAEEWYHVHGARGEDPTEPPASSPYPYAPISHEPRMQKLVDDLRSAGLHPFHAPTGVALNEADPAFSACVRCNRCDGFPCLVHAKGDAEVMGVRPALDHDNVFLLTEAEVLKLHTDDKGRQVTDVVVNHRGVERRFRGHVVVVSAGAANSARLLLMSANDAHPRGLANSSDQVGRHYMYHNCKAVVALAHEPNTTVFQKTVAVNDWYFGDDAFDYPMGNVQMTGKTNGAMMKGYKPRLTALAPTWTMDRIAQHSLDFWLQTEDLPLADNRVTVNRDGRIRLSYTPTNNRASQELTNRLEQLLDKLYLQNHLAERQIYFASAMEIAAVGHQAGTCRFGTDPTQSVLDLNCKAHDLDNLYVVDTSFMPSIAAVNPSLTAIANAIRVAEHLAERLG; via the coding sequence ATGGACTGCTCCACCCGTGCGGCTCATCGCAACAACCCGATCGAACCGCAGAGCGAACAGTTCGATGTGGTGATCATCGGCAGCGGCGCCGGTGGCGGCAGCCTGGCCCGTGCCCTCGCCGGCCGCGGCCATTCGATCCTGATCCTGGAGCGGGGCGGCTGGCTGCCCCGGGAACCCCAGAACTGGGACCCGGTGGAGGTGTTCCAGAACAACCGCTATGTGAGCACCGACCTCTGGGAGGACAAGCACGGCACAGCCTTCCAACCCGGTAGCCATTACTTCGTGGGAGGTGCCTCGAAGATGTATGGCGCCGCCCACTTCCGCCTGCGGGAGCGCGATTTCGAATCGGTGCTGCACGTGGATGGCGAATCACCGGAATGGCCTCTGAAATACGACGTGTTCGAGCCCTACTACCGCCAGGCGGAGGAGTGGTACCACGTGCACGGAGCACGGGGTGAAGACCCCACCGAACCACCGGCTTCCTCGCCCTACCCCTACGCGCCGATCAGCCACGAACCGCGCATGCAGAAGCTGGTTGACGATCTGCGTTCCGCCGGTCTCCATCCCTTCCATGCCCCCACGGGCGTGGCGCTCAATGAGGCCGATCCCGCCTTCAGCGCCTGCGTGCGCTGCAATCGCTGTGATGGCTTCCCCTGTCTGGTGCACGCCAAGGGAGACGCCGAGGTGATGGGTGTGCGCCCAGCCCTGGATCACGACAATGTGTTTCTGCTCACCGAAGCGGAGGTCCTGAAGCTCCACACCGATGACAAAGGGCGCCAGGTCACCGATGTGGTGGTGAACCATCGGGGCGTGGAACGGCGCTTCAGGGGCCACGTGGTGGTGGTGTCGGCCGGTGCGGCCAACAGCGCCCGCCTGCTGCTGATGTCAGCCAACGATGCCCACCCCCGCGGCCTCGCCAACAGCTCCGACCAGGTTGGCCGCCATTACATGTATCACAACTGCAAAGCCGTGGTGGCCCTGGCCCATGAACCCAACACCACGGTGTTCCAGAAAACGGTGGCCGTGAACGATTGGTATTTCGGTGATGACGCCTTCGACTATCCGATGGGCAATGTGCAGATGACCGGAAAAACCAATGGGGCGATGATGAAGGGCTACAAACCCCGCCTCACGGCCTTAGCTCCCACCTGGACGATGGATCGGATCGCCCAGCACTCGCTCGATTTCTGGTTGCAGACGGAAGATCTACCGCTGGCGGACAATCGGGTCACCGTGAATCGAGACGGACGCATCCGACTCAGCTACACCCCCACCAACAACCGGGCATCACAGGAGCTGACCAACCGGCTGGAACAGCTGCTCGACAAGCTCTACCTGCAGAACCATCTGGCGGAACGCCAGATCTACTTCGCCTCAGCGATGGAGATTGCTGCGGTGGGCCACCAGGCCGGCACCTGCCGGTTTGGAACCGATCCGACCCAGTCGGTGCTGGATCTCAACTGCAAGGCGCATGATCTCGACAATCTCTACGTCGTCGACACCAGCTTCATGCCCAGCATCGCCGCCGTGAATCCCTCCCTGACGGCGATTGCCAATGCCATCCGCGTGGCCGAACACCTGGCGGAGCGGCTGGGTTGA
- a CDS encoding DoxX family protein — protein MDPVALLVPAAPSGLAGATVLILRLFTGLVFIRHGWPKLRHLNTWATAMKTPAWLCFLSAFSMWAGGIALILGVLTPLAAAAIAVSMLYAVVLEIRSGFPFIAPDPFQIPEGDYAGPMGVGEPPSWEKAAMYVVMCAVLIGSGGGPISVDLLVLAPRLQLWLG, from the coding sequence ATGGATCCCGTCGCTCTGTTGGTGCCCGCCGCTCCCTCTGGCCTGGCCGGAGCCACTGTGTTGATTCTGCGTCTGTTCACGGGCCTGGTGTTCATCCGACATGGCTGGCCGAAGCTGCGCCATCTCAACACCTGGGCCACGGCGATGAAGACACCCGCCTGGCTCTGTTTTCTCTCCGCTTTTTCGATGTGGGCCGGGGGGATTGCCCTGATCCTGGGCGTGTTGACGCCTCTGGCGGCTGCCGCAATCGCGGTGTCGATGCTCTATGCCGTGGTGCTGGAAATCCGCAGTGGCTTCCCCTTCATTGCACCGGATCCGTTTCAGATTCCTGAAGGCGATTACGCCGGCCCGATGGGGGTGGGTGAACCCCCCAGCTGGGAGAAAGCGGCGATGTATGTGGTGATGTGCGCCGTGCTGATCGGATCAGGTGGCGGTCCGATCAGCGTCGATCTGCTTGTGTTGGCGCCGCGTCTCCAGCTCTGGCTGGGTTGA
- a CDS encoding SDR family NAD(P)-dependent oxidoreductase: protein MTSLCLQDKVIVVTGGNSGIGKAIVETVGGLGAKVVIDYRSHPERTEELIEEVGELGGQAIGVQADVSKLEDLQRLIDTAVSTFGRVDVMVNNAGIETRTSILDTTPEDFDKVMNVNLRGVFFATQYAAKQMIKQGTGGRIINISSVHEDWPMPNNTPYCVAKGGVRMLTRTAGVELAGKGVTIVNVGPGAVATPINDSTMNNPELLAKLNAAIPMGRMAQPEEIASVVAFLASNGASYMTATSLFADGGIMMSSPGL, encoded by the coding sequence ATGACCTCCCTGTGCCTGCAGGACAAGGTGATCGTCGTGACCGGTGGCAATTCCGGCATCGGCAAAGCGATCGTGGAAACGGTCGGCGGCCTGGGCGCCAAAGTGGTGATCGACTACCGCTCCCATCCCGAGCGCACCGAGGAACTGATCGAGGAGGTCGGTGAACTCGGCGGCCAGGCGATCGGTGTGCAGGCCGACGTGAGCAAGCTGGAGGATCTGCAACGCCTGATCGACACCGCCGTATCAACCTTCGGCCGGGTTGATGTGATGGTGAACAACGCTGGCATCGAGACGCGCACCTCGATTCTCGACACCACACCTGAGGACTTCGACAAGGTGATGAACGTGAACCTTCGGGGCGTGTTTTTCGCCACTCAGTATGCCGCCAAGCAGATGATCAAGCAGGGCACGGGTGGGCGCATCATCAACATCTCCTCGGTGCATGAAGACTGGCCGATGCCCAACAACACCCCTTACTGCGTGGCCAAAGGTGGGGTGCGCATGCTGACCCGCACCGCCGGTGTGGAGCTGGCTGGCAAGGGCGTGACGATCGTCAACGTTGGCCCTGGTGCCGTTGCCACGCCCATCAACGACTCCACCATGAACAATCCGGAGCTCCTCGCCAAGCTCAATGCCGCCATTCCGATGGGGCGCATGGCCCAGCCGGAGGAGATCGCGTCGGTGGTGGCCTTCCTCGCCAGCAACGGTGCCAGCTACATGACCGCCACCAGCCTCTTCGCCGACGGCGGCATCATGATGAGCAGCCCCGGGCTCTGA
- a CDS encoding heme-binding protein, protein MHQRLWMDLADADAVLASAFAAAEQAAARVSIAVVDGAGQLVCFRRRDGASPASVETAMAKARTAALTGADSAAAEQAIAGGRVALLSLQGVMHQPCALMAGGLVLRCDQALVGAIGVSGMTPDVDAAVARAGVEAFALRARGCSS, encoded by the coding sequence ATGCATCAGCGCCTCTGGATGGATCTCGCCGATGCGGACGCTGTGCTGGCGTCAGCCTTTGCCGCCGCCGAGCAGGCTGCGGCTCGGGTCTCGATTGCGGTGGTGGATGGGGCGGGCCAGTTGGTCTGTTTCCGCCGTCGCGATGGCGCCTCGCCTGCCAGTGTGGAAACGGCCATGGCCAAGGCGCGCACCGCCGCCCTGACGGGTGCTGACAGCGCTGCAGCCGAGCAGGCGATCGCCGGCGGGCGGGTGGCGCTGCTCTCCTTGCAGGGGGTGATGCACCAGCCCTGTGCCCTGATGGCCGGTGGGCTGGTGCTGCGCTGCGATCAAGCGCTGGTGGGGGCGATCGGAGTGTCCGGCATGACGCCGGATGTGGATGCAGCGGTCGCTCGTGCCGGTGTGGAGGCGTTCGCGCTCAGAGCCCGGGGCTGCTCATCATGA
- a CDS encoding Nif11-like leader peptide family RiPP precursor, whose protein sequence is MTSNPQLEAFLRTVKADPALLERFHTATCLNDIAAQGEAMGFHFTGVDILVHQAEATLRLPAESLEALAAGVELEGHLWTMAIQWS, encoded by the coding sequence ATGACCAGCAATCCCCAACTGGAGGCCTTCCTCCGCACCGTGAAAGCCGATCCGGCGCTTCTGGAGCGCTTTCACACCGCCACCTGTCTCAATGACATCGCCGCCCAGGGTGAGGCGATGGGCTTCCATTTCACGGGTGTCGACATCCTCGTGCATCAGGCTGAAGCCACCCTCCGCTTGCCGGCGGAATCCCTCGAGGCTCTGGCCGCCGGCGTGGAGCTGGAGGGTCACCTCTGGACAATGGCGATTCAGTGGAGCTGA
- a CDS encoding RidA family protein yields MPLERHPIRTEHANQPVASYSQGYRIGQFVFVSGQMPVDPVTNQTVAGGTAEHTRQCLKNVFGVLEAAGCTYRDVGQAVVYMTNIDEIEEMDAVWQEFFPNADNYCSRAVIGISKLVVGARIEISCIAIKD; encoded by the coding sequence ATGCCGCTTGAGCGCCATCCGATTCGCACAGAGCATGCCAACCAACCGGTTGCCAGCTACAGCCAGGGGTATCGCATCGGTCAGTTTGTGTTTGTGTCCGGCCAGATGCCTGTGGATCCGGTCACGAATCAGACCGTGGCGGGAGGCACGGCCGAGCACACGCGCCAATGCTTGAAGAATGTGTTCGGTGTGCTGGAAGCGGCCGGATGCACCTATCGCGATGTGGGGCAGGCGGTGGTGTACATGACCAACATCGATGAAATTGAAGAGATGGATGCGGTGTGGCAGGAGTTCTTCCCCAATGCCGACAACTACTGCTCCCGTGCCGTGATCGGCATCAGCAAGCTGGTGGTGGGAGCCCGGATCGAAATCTCCTGCATCGCCATCAAAGACTGA
- a CDS encoding SMP-30/gluconolactonase/LRE family protein, which produces MSVPCSQFVETRFEIVDPRFQQLVLFNAQLERLFDGCRWLEGPVWFGDQQRLLVSDIPNDRILAWDDALGLTVYRHRAGFPNGQTRDRQGRLLTCSHGHRALLRTEHNGRVVTLVDSHAGQPLNTPNDVVVKSDGTIWFSDPLYGLVNDYEGGRRASWQAPSVYRFDPADGSLQAMTTLEEVQGPNGLAFSPDESLLYVADTGAPDDPDPDRQIRVFDLRDGGRTLANGRSFHRVAPGNADGIRVDEQGHLWSSAGDGVHCIAADGSLLGKILTPKLVGNLCFGGEFGNRLFLCSWDAVYAIHLNTRGVQHPAMP; this is translated from the coding sequence ATGAGCGTGCCTTGCAGTCAGTTCGTGGAGACACGGTTCGAAATTGTCGATCCCCGCTTTCAGCAGCTGGTGTTGTTCAACGCCCAGCTGGAGCGCCTGTTCGATGGCTGTCGTTGGCTGGAGGGCCCGGTGTGGTTCGGTGATCAGCAGCGGCTGCTGGTGTCCGACATCCCCAACGATCGGATCCTCGCTTGGGATGACGCGCTGGGCCTCACGGTGTACCGCCACCGTGCCGGTTTCCCCAACGGTCAGACCCGGGATCGGCAAGGGCGCTTGCTCACCTGCAGCCATGGCCATCGCGCCCTGTTGCGCACGGAGCACAACGGGCGCGTGGTGACTCTGGTGGATTCCCATGCCGGCCAACCCCTCAACACGCCCAACGATGTGGTGGTGAAGAGTGATGGCACGATCTGGTTCAGCGATCCCCTCTACGGTCTGGTGAACGACTACGAGGGTGGGCGCCGTGCCTCCTGGCAGGCTCCATCCGTGTATCGCTTTGATCCCGCCGATGGCTCCCTGCAGGCGATGACCACGCTGGAGGAGGTGCAAGGCCCCAATGGTCTGGCGTTCTCGCCGGATGAGTCGCTGCTGTATGTCGCTGACACCGGTGCCCCCGATGACCCCGACCCCGATCGACAGATCCGGGTGTTCGATCTGCGCGATGGCGGCCGGACCCTGGCCAACGGTCGCAGTTTTCATCGCGTCGCCCCGGGCAATGCCGACGGCATTCGGGTGGATGAGCAGGGCCATCTCTGGAGCAGCGCCGGGGATGGCGTGCACTGCATCGCCGCCGATGGCAGCCTGCTCGGCAAGATTCTCACCCCGAAACTGGTGGGCAATCTCTGTTTCGGTGGTGAGTTCGGCAACCGTTTGTTCCTTTGCAGCTGGGATGCGGTGTACGCCATTCACCTCAACACCCGTGGCGTTCAACACCCCGCCATGCCCTGA